In Deinococcus puniceus, one genomic interval encodes:
- the ligA gene encoding NAD-dependent DNA ligase LigA, with amino-acid sequence MDAVPTGSSDLTPSDTLNDVLHARYLALRAEVDHHNRAYHEQDEPEIPDSEYDALARELRALEAAHPEWAAAFASAGVSPAQAVGGAPSTAFQPVNHPTPMTSLDNVFDDAELGEWREKLARSLNLPADTDTFTFTGELKIDGLSVNLYYKDGELQWAATRGNGVTGEIVTAQVQTVPGIPTTLPGLTGELEVRGEVYMSRADFAAYNAQAEELGTPLLKNPRNGAAGALRQKDPEMTRTRNLKAIFYSLGKRDGVGAETQFEVLAWLSAHGFSVSQYSERLEGIDAAAEYHRRMTANRAQFEFDADGTVLKLDPLNLQNEAGFTSRAPRWAIAYKFPVEEVETILEDIVVNVGRTGKLAPLAHLQPRLIEGSTVSRATLHNEDYIRDMDLRIGDTVVVRKSGGVIPQIMRVLPEKRPEGAEAYAFPTHCPQCGHAAVRTEGDANTYCPNPACPAQQFERIRYFVSRGAMDMRGIGEKLVAQLIESGLVRDAADLYRLTAEQISALDRSGDKKAQNILAQLEASKTRPLWRLINALGMSGVGERNAQALARALGTLDGVLAATPEQINAISGMGDTLAQSVTAALSDPNMQDMIRRLRDAGLNPVEEATLRTDQLKGLNFVITGTLNQPREAIKATLEAAGGRVTGSVTGKTSYLIAGADAGSKLARAQELEIAVLDEAGLAALLEEKGV; translated from the coding sequence ATGGACGCTGTGCCCACCGGGAGTTCTGACCTTACCCCTTCCGATACCCTGAACGACGTACTGCACGCCCGTTATCTGGCGCTGCGGGCCGAGGTGGATCACCACAACCGCGCTTACCACGAGCAGGACGAACCCGAAATTCCGGACAGCGAATACGACGCGCTGGCCCGTGAGCTGCGGGCGCTGGAAGCCGCGCACCCGGAATGGGCCGCCGCCTTTGCCAGTGCGGGTGTCAGTCCGGCTCAGGCGGTGGGAGGCGCACCCAGCACCGCTTTTCAGCCCGTGAATCACCCCACGCCCATGACCAGTCTGGACAACGTGTTCGACGACGCTGAACTGGGCGAATGGCGCGAAAAGCTGGCGCGGTCTTTGAATTTGCCCGCCGACACTGACACTTTTACCTTTACCGGAGAATTGAAAATAGACGGTCTGAGCGTGAATCTGTACTACAAAGACGGAGAATTGCAGTGGGCGGCCACACGGGGCAACGGCGTGACCGGCGAAATCGTGACGGCGCAGGTGCAGACCGTACCGGGCATTCCCACCACCCTGCCTGGCCTGACCGGAGAACTGGAGGTGCGCGGCGAGGTCTACATGAGCCGCGCCGATTTTGCCGCCTATAACGCGCAGGCCGAAGAACTGGGAACGCCTCTGCTAAAAAACCCGCGCAACGGGGCCGCCGGAGCCTTACGCCAGAAAGACCCGGAAATGACGCGCACCCGCAACCTCAAGGCCATTTTCTATTCGCTGGGCAAGCGCGACGGCGTGGGGGCCGAGACTCAATTCGAGGTGCTGGCGTGGCTCTCAGCGCACGGTTTTTCCGTCAGCCAGTATTCCGAGCGCCTAGAAGGAATAGACGCCGCCGCCGAGTACCACCGCCGCATGACCGCCAACCGCGCCCAGTTCGAGTTCGACGCTGACGGCACTGTGCTGAAACTCGATCCTCTGAATTTGCAGAACGAGGCCGGATTTACCAGCCGTGCGCCGCGCTGGGCCATCGCCTACAAGTTTCCGGTAGAAGAAGTGGAAACCATTTTGGAAGACATCGTGGTGAACGTGGGCCGCACCGGGAAACTGGCCCCGCTGGCGCACCTGCAACCGCGTCTGATCGAAGGCAGTACGGTCAGCCGCGCCACGCTGCACAACGAGGATTACATCCGCGACATGGATTTGCGGATCGGGGATACGGTGGTGGTACGCAAATCGGGCGGCGTGATTCCGCAGATCATGCGTGTGCTGCCAGAAAAACGGCCTGAAGGTGCAGAGGCTTATGCCTTCCCCACCCATTGCCCCCAGTGCGGCCACGCTGCCGTGCGAACCGAAGGCGACGCCAATACCTATTGCCCCAACCCGGCCTGTCCCGCCCAACAATTCGAGCGGATTCGCTATTTCGTGTCACGCGGGGCGATGGATATGCGCGGCATCGGGGAAAAGCTGGTGGCCCAACTGATCGAAAGCGGGCTGGTGCGCGACGCCGCCGACTTGTACCGTCTGACCGCCGAGCAGATCAGCGCCCTAGACCGCAGCGGTGACAAAAAAGCCCAGAACATTCTGGCGCAGCTAGAGGCCAGCAAAACCCGCCCGCTGTGGCGGCTCATCAACGCACTGGGCATGAGCGGCGTGGGCGAGCGCAATGCTCAGGCCTTGGCGCGGGCGCTGGGCACGCTAGACGGCGTACTGGCCGCCACCCCAGAGCAGATCAACGCGATTTCGGGCATGGGCGACACGCTGGCGCAGAGCGTAACCGCTGCCCTGTCTGACCCCAACATGCAGGACATGATTCGCCGCCTGCGCGACGCGGGCCTAAACCCCGTGGAAGAAGCCACGCTGCGGACTGATCAACTGAAAGGCCTGAATTTTGTCATCACAGGCACGCTGAACCAACCCCGTGAGGCCATCAAAGCCACGCTGGAAGCTGCTGGGGGCCGCGTGACGGGCAGCGTGACCGGTAAAACCAGTTATCTGATCGCCGGAGCCGACGCCGGAAGCAAGCTGGCCCGCGCTCAGGAACTGGAGATCGCCGTGCTGGATGAGGCGGGACTGGCGGCGCTGTTGGAGGAGAAGGGGGTGTAG
- a CDS encoding bifunctional 5,10-methylenetetrahydrofolate dehydrogenase/5,10-methenyltetrahydrofolate cyclohydrolase, protein MTDGSSGGTVARPLPGPPAAAALLADAAARAARLASPPHLSIVRLGEDPASVSYVRGKDRKAREVGLHSTVYALPEDTSQADLLALVARLNADPDVNGILVQLPLPAHVSEQAVLHAIDPRKDVDGFHPVNVGELWAGRPVLAPCTPAGIMYMLGHYSIPVAGARAVIVGRSHIVGRPLAAMLLNAHATVTVAHSRTPDLGAVTREADLLFAAVGRVHLVTPDMVKPGATVVDVGINRVVGADGKAHLTGDVHPDVAAVAGALTPVPGGVGPLTIAQLLANTVTAAERQAAARL, encoded by the coding sequence GTGACCGACGGTTCTTCTGGCGGCACGGTTGCTCGCCCGTTGCCGGGGCCGCCCGCAGCCGCTGCACTCTTGGCCGATGCTGCTGCCCGTGCTGCACGCTTGGCATCCCCACCGCACCTATCTATCGTGCGGCTGGGCGAAGACCCTGCCAGCGTCAGCTATGTGCGCGGCAAAGACCGCAAGGCGCGGGAAGTGGGCCTCCACAGCACCGTGTACGCGCTGCCCGAAGACACCTCGCAGGCCGACTTGTTGGCGCTGGTGGCCCGCTTGAACGCCGATCCTGATGTCAACGGCATTCTGGTGCAGTTGCCACTGCCCGCCCATGTGTCCGAACAGGCCGTGCTGCACGCCATCGACCCGCGCAAGGATGTCGACGGGTTTCATCCGGTGAACGTGGGCGAACTGTGGGCGGGCCGCCCGGTGCTGGCTCCCTGCACGCCCGCCGGAATCATGTACATGCTGGGTCATTACAGCATTCCGGTGGCCGGAGCGCGGGCCGTGATCGTGGGCCGCAGCCATATCGTGGGGCGACCCCTGGCAGCCATGCTGCTGAATGCCCATGCCACCGTGACCGTTGCCCATAGCCGCACCCCCGATTTGGGTGCAGTGACCCGTGAAGCCGACTTGCTGTTCGCCGCTGTAGGCCGCGTCCATCTGGTTACGCCTGACATGGTGAAGCCCGGAGCTACCGTCGTGGATGTGGGCATCAACCGCGTGGTGGGCGCAGACGGCAAGGCCCACCTGACGGGCGACGTTCACCCGGATGTGGCGGCGGTGGCGGGTGCATTGACGCCTGTGCCGGGCGGCGTGGGGCCACTGACCATCGCACAATTGCTGGCAAACACGGTCACGGCGGCAGAAAGGCAGGCGGCGGCCCGCCTCTGA
- a CDS encoding divergent PAP2 family protein, whose protein sequence is MNTFAELLGNRWLLTAVLASTGAQVLKVLLILLIERRWRPAAFMETGGMPSSHSAMVAALTTGIGLTQGVGSPLFAASAVFALIVMYDATGVRHSSGMQARLLNELVDELRAVVREGFAPLPLRVLLGHTYLEVGIGTLLGVGAGFFAFTVL, encoded by the coding sequence GTGAATACGTTCGCTGAACTTCTCGGAAACCGCTGGCTGCTGACGGCTGTGCTGGCCTCTACGGGCGCACAGGTGCTCAAAGTCCTCCTGATTTTATTGATAGAGCGGCGCTGGCGGCCCGCTGCCTTCATGGAAACGGGCGGCATGCCCAGCAGCCACTCGGCTATGGTGGCGGCCCTGACCACCGGAATTGGCCTGACCCAAGGCGTCGGCAGCCCGCTGTTTGCCGCCAGCGCCGTGTTTGCCCTGATCGTGATGTACGACGCCACCGGAGTCCGCCACAGCAGCGGCATGCAGGCCCGCTTGCTGAACGAACTCGTGGACGAACTGCGGGCCGTGGTGCGCGAAGGCTTTGCGCCGCTGCCGCTGCGGGTGTTGTTGGGCCACACCTATTTAGAGGTGGGGATCGGCACGCTCTTGGGAGTAGGGGCGGGATTTTTCGCTTTCACGGTGCTTTAG
- a CDS encoding transglycosylase domain-containing protein, giving the protein MTFWKRRTPWPRTPFVTRPAPWTLRRLLRAGLAGVGAATLGVMVLGVGGAAATGAFGRAWNLRAELQPIEVQDRRGAPLGVIDHCREGGAVVNAVPCRESLSVPLTGVSRAFLLAYVAKEDVRFFSHVGVDLGRLPRALLNGAGASTITQQLLKNSVLAGHFDYDTGRRTLPLVLTRKATEWVLAPLVTWRYGRREVLAMSVNSLPWLGIGQRKGIYDASRAVFGVDPADLTLAQSAFLVGLLPAPGNYLVSDSTPPEAATARFRRMRTQQLVTLNILRSRGLISEAEHLDAVSTPLQPRLWRAEYAGSGSDLRLVSASRNPDYTNEPEPVWAMQELVRRELRAGGLDPRRVARVVLTIDAGAQAALNRRLAGRPKGVAEGAAVLDVRGGGIVALSSSTGGEQSSQPGRQWAASASRPVASTVKPLLYAAAFGEGLTQLSAFPDAATTYGGLPIRNNSGTLLGRAVSIREANARSLNTVAVQVGTERETTLRRVLDSLGYTEDTANRSSPALGTYRSSPLKVAAAYASFANGGQLCTPHLLAEVYDRSGKPLPLPRADCAPLWNEAVAYEAFDLLTGAVNDSAGHLGFLRPSFVQRLTGRTVPLGAKSGTTDDVRDTWCAGVTPQYAMSVWIGDPDGLQSVPADLYQEQAACRELGLLRELPHEVRNLEAPAGITRVGGVAVPVAGLNPKNPTPP; this is encoded by the coding sequence TTGACCTTCTGGAAGCGCCGGACGCCTTGGCCGCGTACCCCGTTCGTGACCCGGCCCGCGCCGTGGACACTGCGGCGACTGCTGCGGGCGGGGTTGGCAGGCGTGGGCGCAGCCACATTGGGTGTCATGGTGTTGGGTGTGGGCGGCGCGGCGGCAACGGGCGCGTTTGGGCGGGCATGGAACCTGCGGGCCGAGTTGCAACCCATAGAAGTGCAAGACCGCCGGGGTGCGCCGCTGGGCGTCATCGACCATTGCCGCGAAGGGGGCGCGGTGGTGAATGCCGTGCCGTGCCGCGAGTCGCTGAGTGTGCCGCTGACAGGTGTTTCACGGGCCTTTTTGCTGGCCTACGTCGCCAAAGAAGACGTGCGGTTCTTTTCGCATGTGGGCGTGGACTTGGGACGCCTGCCGCGTGCCCTCCTGAATGGCGCGGGAGCCAGCACCATCACGCAGCAACTCCTGAAAAATAGCGTGCTGGCGGGCCACTTCGATTACGATACCGGGCGGCGCACGCTGCCGCTGGTGCTGACGCGCAAGGCCACCGAATGGGTGCTGGCCCCGTTGGTCACTTGGCGCTACGGGCGGCGCGAGGTGCTGGCGATGAGTGTGAACAGCCTGCCGTGGCTGGGCATCGGTCAGCGCAAAGGCATTTACGATGCGTCGCGGGCAGTGTTTGGCGTAGACCCCGCCGACCTGACGCTGGCGCAAAGTGCTTTTTTGGTGGGCCTGCTGCCTGCCCCCGGCAACTATCTGGTGTCGGACAGCACGCCGCCCGAAGCCGCCACCGCCCGCTTTCGCCGCATGAGAACGCAGCAACTGGTGACGCTGAACATTCTGCGTTCGCGTGGCCTGATCTCGGAAGCTGAACATCTGGACGCCGTGTCTACGCCGCTGCAACCCCGGCTGTGGCGGGCCGAGTACGCGGGCAGTGGGTCTGATCTGAGGCTGGTGAGCGCCTCGCGCAATCCCGATTACACCAACGAACCCGAACCCGTGTGGGCCATGCAGGAACTGGTGCGCCGGGAACTGCGGGCCGGTGGGCTAGACCCGCGCCGGGTGGCCCGCGTGGTGCTGACCATAGACGCAGGCGCACAGGCGGCCCTGAACCGCAGGCTGGCGGGCAGACCCAAAGGGGTGGCCGAGGGCGCAGCCGTGCTGGACGTGCGCGGCGGCGGCATTGTGGCCCTGAGCAGCAGCACGGGCGGCGAGCAGAGCAGCCAACCGGGGCGGCAATGGGCAGCTTCGGCCAGCCGTCCGGTAGCGAGTACCGTTAAGCCCCTCCTATACGCCGCCGCGTTTGGCGAGGGCCTGACCCAACTCAGCGCCTTTCCCGACGCCGCCACCACTTACGGCGGGCTGCCTATTCGCAACAATTCCGGCACGTTGCTGGGCCGCGCCGTCAGCATTCGGGAGGCCAACGCCCGCAGCCTGAACACGGTGGCCGTGCAGGTAGGCACCGAACGCGAAACCACCCTACGCCGCGTGCTGGACAGCCTGGGCTACACCGAGGACACCGCCAACCGTTCCAGCCCTGCTCTCGGCACCTACCGCTCCTCGCCGTTGAAGGTGGCCGCCGCCTACGCCAGCTTTGCCAATGGCGGCCAACTCTGCACCCCGCACCTGCTGGCCGAGGTGTATGACCGCAGCGGAAAGCCCTTGCCGCTGCCCCGCGCCGACTGTGCCCCGCTGTGGAATGAGGCGGTGGCCTACGAGGCTTTTGACCTGCTGACGGGCGCGGTAAACGATTCGGCAGGCCATCTGGGATTCCTGCGCCCCAGCTTCGTGCAGCGCCTGACTGGGCGCACGGTGCCACTGGGAGCCAAGTCCGGCACCACCGACGACGTGCGCGATACGTGGTGCGCGGGCGTGACGCCGCAGTACGCCATGAGTGTCTGGATTGGCGACCCGGACGGCCTACAAAGTGTTCCCGCCGACCTGTACCAAGAGCAAGCCGCCTGCCGCGAACTGGGCCTGCTGCGCGAGCTACCGCATGAGGTCAGGAATCTGGAAGCCCCCGCCGGAATCACCCGTGTGGGCGGCGTGGCGGTGCCTGTGGCGGGCCTGAATCCCAAGAATCCGACGCCGCCCTGA
- a CDS encoding BMP family lipoprotein gives MKKGLTLALAISTSLAAAQGALRVGMAYDAGGKADKSFNQSAYEGSQRAVKAMGIQVKDFEPSDPSQVIQGIRSFATEGFDLTIGVGFANNASISQVAKANPDLYFGLIDDVSAEKNVASLVFKEEEGSYLVGYLAALNSSTGVLGFVGGMDIPLIHKFEAGYIAGAKAANPKVKVFAQYVGTTPDAWNNPGKAKEIAASMRSRGADIIFAAAGGSGNGVIDYIKQTQCLKAGNLPSGVKFNTNNFANVSKSSSYRNACAGNTRPMFFIGVDSNQNYLGDFDKNPATMNHGLTSMLKRVDNAVYALIRDVKADNFKGGERRFGLKEGGVGYAVDAFNKNLISSTQVARVEAVKAQIISGKIKVPNK, from the coding sequence ATCAAGAAGGGCCTGACCCTTGCTCTCGCCATCAGCACCAGCCTCGCCGCCGCGCAGGGCGCACTCCGCGTGGGCATGGCCTACGACGCAGGCGGAAAAGCCGACAAGAGCTTCAACCAAAGCGCCTACGAAGGCAGCCAGCGGGCCGTGAAGGCGATGGGCATTCAGGTCAAGGACTTCGAACCCAGCGACCCCAGCCAAGTTATTCAGGGCATCCGCTCGTTTGCCACCGAAGGCTTTGACCTGACCATCGGCGTGGGCTTTGCCAACAACGCCAGCATCAGCCAAGTCGCCAAGGCGAACCCTGATCTTTACTTCGGCCTGATCGACGACGTGAGCGCCGAGAAGAACGTGGCCAGCCTCGTGTTCAAGGAAGAAGAGGGCAGCTACCTCGTGGGCTACCTCGCCGCCCTGAACAGCAGCACCGGCGTCCTCGGCTTCGTGGGCGGCATGGACATCCCCCTGATCCACAAGTTCGAAGCGGGCTACATCGCGGGTGCAAAAGCCGCCAACCCCAAAGTTAAAGTGTTCGCCCAGTACGTGGGCACCACCCCCGACGCTTGGAACAACCCCGGCAAGGCCAAGGAAATCGCGGCCAGCATGCGTTCTCGCGGCGCTGACATCATCTTCGCAGCAGCGGGCGGCAGCGGCAACGGCGTCATCGACTACATCAAGCAGACCCAGTGCCTGAAGGCGGGCAACCTGCCCAGCGGCGTGAAATTCAACACCAACAACTTCGCCAACGTCAGCAAGAGCAGCAGCTACCGCAACGCCTGCGCGGGCAACACCCGCCCTATGTTCTTCATCGGCGTGGACAGCAACCAGAACTACCTCGGCGACTTCGACAAGAACCCCGCCACCATGAACCACGGTCTGACCTCCATGCTCAAGCGCGTGGACAACGCCGTGTACGCCCTGATCCGTGACGTCAAGGCCGACAACTTCAAGGGCGGAGAGCGCCGGTTCGGTCTGAAGGAAGGCGGCGTGGGCTACGCTGTAGACGCCTTCAACAAGAACTTGATCAGCAGCACCCAAGTCGCCCGCGTCGAAGCCGTCAAGGCCCAGATCATCAGCGGCAAGATCAAAGTTCCCAACAAGTAA
- a CDS encoding ABC transporter ATP-binding protein, translating into MAEVILEHINKRYGSKHHAVKDFNLHIEDREFMVFVGPSGCGKSTTLRMVAGLEDISDGVLKIGDRIVNDVPPKDRDIAMVFQNYALYPHMNVYENMAFGLKLRKTPKEEIDRRVRDAAKILQIEHLLGRKPKELSGGQRQRVAMGRAIVREPKVFLMDEPLSNLDAKLRVEMRSQISQLHRRLGATIIYVTHDQVEAMTLGNRIVVMRDGVIMQVDTPMNLYDFPKNKFVAGFIGSPSMNLLTAKVTNGEFVLGGSRVAAMGLLARSLKAYEGKDVAMGIRPEHIGVVGMTDIPRGNNVLKGKVVVVEPLGAQTDLIIEVAGQNLTCKVEGQAIVQPGDDIDLLIDQTRLHAFDMTSEDAIDRGTPTGKRGQADTLNLGYEYPGVPSSAAAPVIGLNKV; encoded by the coding sequence ATGGCCGAAGTCATTCTGGAGCACATCAACAAGCGGTACGGCAGCAAGCATCACGCGGTGAAGGATTTCAACCTGCACATCGAAGACCGTGAATTCATGGTGTTCGTAGGGCCATCGGGCTGTGGTAAATCCACGACGCTCCGCATGGTGGCAGGCTTGGAAGACATCAGCGACGGCGTGCTGAAAATCGGTGACCGCATCGTGAACGATGTGCCGCCCAAAGACCGCGACATTGCAATGGTGTTCCAAAACTACGCGCTCTACCCGCACATGAACGTCTACGAGAACATGGCCTTCGGTCTGAAACTCCGCAAGACGCCCAAAGAAGAGATTGACCGCCGCGTCCGTGACGCCGCCAAAATTTTGCAGATCGAGCACCTGTTGGGCCGCAAGCCGAAAGAGTTGTCGGGCGGTCAGCGTCAGCGTGTAGCGATGGGACGCGCCATCGTGCGTGAACCCAAAGTGTTCCTCATGGACGAGCCACTCTCTAACCTTGACGCCAAGCTGCGCGTCGAAATGCGTTCGCAGATCAGCCAATTGCACCGCCGCCTCGGCGCGACCATCATCTACGTGACGCACGATCAGGTCGAAGCGATGACGCTCGGCAACCGTATCGTGGTTATGCGCGACGGCGTGATCATGCAGGTCGACACGCCCATGAACCTCTACGATTTCCCCAAGAACAAGTTCGTGGCAGGCTTTATCGGCAGCCCCTCCATGAACCTGCTGACGGCCAAAGTCACCAACGGCGAGTTCGTGTTGGGCGGCAGCCGCGTGGCCGCGATGGGTCTGCTGGCCCGCTCGCTGAAGGCCTACGAAGGCAAAGACGTGGCGATGGGCATTCGCCCGGAGCATATCGGCGTCGTCGGGATGACCGATATTCCGCGTGGCAACAACGTCTTGAAGGGCAAAGTCGTAGTCGTGGAGCCTCTGGGGGCACAGACCGATCTCATCATCGAAGTGGCCGGACAAAACCTCACCTGTAAGGTCGAAGGTCAGGCCATCGTGCAGCCCGGCGACGACATCGATCTGCTGATCGACCAGACCCGCCTGCACGCCTTCGATATGACCAGCGAAGACGCCATTGACCGGGGCACGCCCACGGGCAAGCGCGGTCAGGCCGATACACTGAACCTCGGCTACGAGTACCCCGGCGTCCCCAGCAGCGCCGCTGCACCGGTCATCGGCCTCAACAAAGTCTGA
- a CDS encoding ABC transporter substrate-binding protein: MKRPLQTALLTLTALALLASTGQARTWADIKKSGTIKIATEGAFPPFNVLKGKELTGFEVELANELAKSLGLKVQWVTQPFDNLLIGLKSDRYDFVIASHGITPERARAVDFANPHYCTGGAIVTKPGGPMTAAALSGKSVAVQVGTTYLENVRKVSGVKDVKTFPKDTDAQAALMAGRADAWVGDKFTGIELVKAQKGKVVQGALLFNERIGMAVNKGNASLLKELNAALTKSLSDGSYAKLSGKYFGQDVRCKS; encoded by the coding sequence ATGAAGCGACCCCTACAGACCGCCCTGCTGACCCTCACCGCCCTCGCCCTGCTCGCCAGCACCGGACAGGCCCGCACTTGGGCCGATATCAAAAAGAGCGGCACCATCAAGATTGCCACCGAGGGCGCGTTTCCTCCTTTTAACGTGTTGAAGGGCAAGGAACTGACCGGCTTTGAAGTGGAACTCGCCAATGAACTCGCCAAGAGCCTCGGCCTGAAGGTGCAATGGGTCACGCAACCCTTCGACAACCTGCTGATCGGCCTGAAAAGTGACCGCTACGATTTCGTGATCGCCAGCCACGGCATTACGCCGGAGCGGGCCAGAGCCGTAGATTTCGCCAACCCCCACTACTGCACGGGCGGCGCAATCGTGACCAAGCCCGGCGGCCCCATGACGGCAGCGGCCCTGAGCGGCAAGTCGGTGGCCGTGCAGGTGGGCACCACCTACCTCGAAAACGTGCGGAAAGTGTCCGGCGTCAAAGACGTGAAGACCTTCCCCAAAGACACCGACGCGCAGGCCGCGCTGATGGCAGGCCGCGCCGATGCGTGGGTGGGCGACAAGTTCACGGGCATCGAACTGGTGAAGGCGCAGAAGGGCAAAGTTGTGCAGGGAGCGCTGCTGTTCAATGAGCGGATCGGGATGGCCGTGAACAAAGGCAACGCCAGCTTGCTGAAAGAACTCAACGCTGCGCTCACCAAGTCTCTGAGCGACGGCTCTTACGCCAAGCTCAGCGGCAAATACTTCGGTCAGGACGTGCGCTGCAAGAGCTGA
- the nusB gene encoding transcription antitermination factor NusB gives MTRRREKANQPVGTRRAAREFAFRALFQADRGDLPLNEVFTRAEGDMREGDDTFPQLAPDAVAFARELVDGLGTHRDTIDQTLRQTIRGWSFDQMAQTDLNVLRLATFEMMYTGTAHPPVIESAVRIARKFGGDDSGRFVNGVLAGLSRTLQTAPAVPQSDDGADE, from the coding sequence TTGACCCGCCGCCGTGAGAAGGCCAATCAGCCTGTCGGCACGCGCCGCGCCGCCCGCGAATTTGCGTTCAGGGCGCTGTTTCAGGCGGATAGGGGAGACTTGCCGCTGAATGAAGTCTTTACCCGTGCAGAAGGCGACATGCGCGAGGGCGACGATACTTTTCCGCAGTTGGCTCCCGACGCCGTAGCCTTTGCCCGCGAACTGGTAGACGGCCTCGGCACGCACCGCGACACCATCGATCAAACCCTGCGCCAGACCATTCGCGGCTGGAGCTTTGACCAGATGGCCCAGACCGATCTGAACGTGCTGCGCTTAGCAACCTTCGAGATGATGTACACGGGGACGGCGCACCCGCCCGTGATCGAGAGTGCCGTGCGAATTGCCCGTAAATTTGGCGGCGACGATTCGGGCCGCTTCGTGAACGGGGTGCTGGCAGGCCTGAGCCGCACGCTGCAAACCGCCCCCGCCGTGCCACAATCGGACGACGGGGCCGACGAGTGA
- a CDS encoding amino acid ABC transporter permease: protein MTKPATTPRQQPMGGGTLLLWFGGAAAAFLLLFLLITIILRQLPDPIGLRADLFVEGARMTLMLTLVSGVIGLILGVVAGIQKTSALWWVRLPASIFIWLVRGTPLLVQILFVYNAVPPLLKSIGIDLELNEFWSAVVALSLNVGAYNAEVIRAGILAIPPGQGEAARSLGLNGAQTMSTVVLPQALRIVVPPLVNNLVALLKDSSLASSIALLELTLAGSRVSSESFEPIPVLTTIAAVYLALTTVMTLFTDQLEKRVKVGSR, encoded by the coding sequence ATGACCAAGCCCGCCACCACGCCCCGTCAGCAACCGATGGGCGGAGGCACGCTGCTGCTGTGGTTTGGCGGAGCCGCCGCCGCCTTCTTGCTGCTGTTTTTGCTGATTACCATTATTCTGCGGCAACTGCCCGACCCGATTGGCCTCCGCGCCGACCTGTTCGTAGAGGGCGCACGCATGACGCTGATGCTGACGCTGGTCAGCGGCGTGATCGGGCTGATTTTGGGCGTTGTCGCGGGCATTCAGAAGACGAGTGCGCTGTGGTGGGTGCGTCTGCCCGCCAGTATTTTTATCTGGCTGGTGCGCGGCACGCCGCTGCTGGTACAGATTCTGTTCGTGTACAACGCTGTGCCGCCGCTCCTGAAGTCCATCGGCATCGATCTGGAACTCAATGAATTTTGGTCTGCGGTGGTGGCCCTGTCGCTGAACGTGGGCGCGTACAACGCCGAAGTGATCCGGGCGGGCATCCTCGCTATTCCCCCCGGACAGGGCGAGGCTGCTCGCAGTCTGGGTCTGAACGGAGCGCAAACCATGTCTACGGTGGTCTTGCCCCAAGCTCTGCGAATCGTCGTGCCGCCGCTGGTCAATAACTTGGTAGCCCTGCTCAAAGATTCCTCGCTGGCCAGTTCTATTGCCCTGCTGGAACTGACGTTGGCCGGATCGCGGGTCAGCAGCGAAAGCTTCGAGCCGATTCCGGTACTGACGACCATTGCCGCCGTGTACTTGGCCCTCACCACCGTGATGACGTTGTTCACCGATCAGTTGGAAAAACGGGTGAAGGTGGGCAGCCGCTAA
- a CDS encoding Asp23/Gls24 family envelope stress response protein, which translates to MANNTPQPEVEISRNVLTDIAQATLEGIEGIEVAHASLNVGEVLRNQGNPRRPRALKVTREGQAVTVDVGLNIEFGRNLTGLAAEAQRAVSENVELMTGLKVKAVNVTVLDVTLPKGGHA; encoded by the coding sequence ATGGCGAACAACACCCCCCAACCCGAAGTCGAAATTAGCCGCAACGTCCTGACCGATATCGCGCAGGCCACGCTGGAAGGCATAGAAGGCATAGAAGTCGCGCACGCTTCCCTGAACGTGGGCGAAGTGCTGCGCAATCAAGGCAACCCGCGCCGCCCCCGCGCCCTGAAAGTGACCCGTGAAGGGCAGGCCGTGACGGTGGATGTGGGCCTGAACATCGAATTTGGCCGCAACCTGACCGGGCTGGCGGCAGAGGCTCAACGGGCCGTAAGCGAAAACGTAGAACTGATGACGGGCCTGAAAGTCAAAGCCGTGAATGTGACCGTGCTGGACGTCACTCTGCCCAAAGGCGGCCACGCTTGA